The sequence TTGCTGCCTCATCGGTTGAGAAGATCACACACTGCTCCTTCTTTGGGATTAgacctttcacacacacacaggcgatATACTTGGTTTTTGGAACGAGGCCTTCGATGGTGACCCGATGCTTCCCAGGTCCCACATTGATGCGTCTCATGTCTCTTTCACCGAATATAGCATAAAGAACACTAAACCACGTAGTGTTGGTCGCAGACGGAGCTCGCCAGTTAATCAACACGGTGTGGTCGGTGTCTCCGATGACTTTGACGGAGCGTACCACTCTTCTCTCTGGACCTTGCTGGAGGGAGGAAGCGTTGGCCGCCAAATTGCTCAACACGTTACCCACGTCCATTTCTAAACCGTCCGCTGATGTTTTTCCATCCGACACTCCATCAGAGGTGCTGTAGCTCTCGATCTTAGATGACACTACGGATTTTGATGCATTAAAAGTCTCAACGATGGAGGTCGGAGGAATGTATCTTGCGATGAGCTTCTCCTGATAAGCAGCCCGTCCAAAGCCTCCATTCTTCTTGGTGCCAGATTTCTTTACAGCAGCCTCACTGACCTGCCGTGTTTCTGAAACAATGAGTGAGATCATGGCATTGGCACCGCCCACGAAATTAGAGGCTCTGCAGACGTATTTGCCGGAGTCATGAGAGGACGCGTCGAGGATGCTGAGGATGGACCAGGTGATGCCTTCAGCTGAAAGTTCCTCATGAACTGTAAAGTGGAAGGAGAGTGACAATCTGTTATTTGGCACAATTTCCATGCAGAAAGTGTAGACTTCTGTTCTCATCGGAAGATCTTTATTGGTTGTACTACATGGTAGAAACCCACCAAATTCCCTCTGGCTAGAGTGTCAAGTGTCCTAAATGTTATCAAGTGTGCATCTTCATCCTAGCACCAATTAGTTAGTCTATCCCTTAGAGGGAGCCGTGAATAGGCTTTGTGTAGAACCTTAAAAACGAGCTAAGAACCGTGATTTAAGGGCCATTCAGACCTCAGACCTCACACTTAGCTGCATAACTCAAATACAAGAATACtttcttacatttatattgATGTAGATTTCAGACTATGATCCTAACAATAACTTCTCTGTGCTTATTTTAGGTAAGTGGGAAAATAAATGAGACATTTTATTCACCGGTTCCATTGATGGCCTTTCCGTCAGCACGGGACCAGGTGAGTTGAGGCATCGGGACTCCGACTGTGCCACAGCGGAGCAGGACCTTGTTGCCTACCGAGCTACGAACTTTAGCCACGGCTGTGTGGACTCGTGGTAGCTGACACCTCTGTATCTCCACATCCACAAAGAGCACACCGGACAAGCTCTCCGGCTCCGAACAGCGCAGGTGACTGTCAGTGAAGGCAGATGTGGAGGACGGAGACTTCTGGAACTGAACCAGGTCAAACAGACGACAGTCACATTGCCACGGGTTATCATGAAGGCCTGCGGATAAAAAATAAGCTTTCTGAGCAAATTGATATTAATGCAAAAGGAATCAGAAAAATGatctatttattcaatttacCCAAAATTATCTTGGAATTCTCAGGCTCCTGAGGTTTTCCCGAGAACCACATCAGCAGCACTTCGGATGGCACAGTAGTGAGACTGTTACTGGACAAATCGAGGTAAGTGAGGTTTCTGATATAGACGGCTGCCTCGGATGGGATGCCGTCGATCCTGTTGTTGTGCAAATCCAGGAGCCTGAGGTCTGGCATGTCAGTTAAACTCTCCCACGGGAAGGAGGTGATGAAATTACCCTCCAGACGGAGCTCAGTGAGCATGCTCAGGCCACGAAAACTGTCCACATGGACAACGGAGAGAGAGTTGAAGGACATCCAGAGGAACTCAAGATTCCTGAGGGAGATAAAGGCCTCACTGGAGATGTGGGTAATGTCAGTCTTTTCGATACGAAGCTTTGTGACATCTGAGGGGAAGTCGGTGGGGATGGAGCCGAGCTCAGGATCACTGCACAGCACACTCCTGACCAGAGATAATCAGTAAACACAAAGGAAATGAACAGGGATAAAGATATCATCCAgattttatttagtaataaacTAAAAGAGATACAAACTCATGATGATTAGGAAAACATCTGTGATATTTTTCTGTGAAGAAAAACGTGTTTCGTTAATGTTTCAGTGTCAGTCAGAGGATGTGAACCAGTCAGAGGAAAAGCTGGGACTTTAAGTTTCCCGACATCTTTTAGGACAGAAgagtttagagagagagagagagagagacagagagagagagagagagagagagagagagagagagagagagagagagagagagagagagaggctggtgaaCAGGAGCTCACtgggttatatacagtacagaccaaaagtttggacacaccttccaaaagtttggacacaccaccttttcaacaggacaatgaccccaaacacacctccaggctgtgtaagggctatttgaccatgaaggagagtgatggggtgctgcaccagatgacccgacctccacagtcaccggacctgaacccgatcgagatggtttggggtgagctggacctcagagtgaaggcaaaagggccaacaagtgctaagcatctctgggaactccttcaagacagttggaagaccatttcaggtgacgacctcttgaagctcagagtgtgcaaagcagtaatcaaagccaAAGGAACCTAGAagaactttgaagaacctagaatatgacatattttcagtcgtctcacacttttttgttatgtacgtatataattccacacgtgttcattcatagttttgatgccttcagtgtgaatctacaattttcctagtcatgaaaataaagaaaactctgaatgagaaggtgtgtccaaacttttggtctgtactgtatgtatagctAGAAATATCAGTACAGCAGGataatgtgttgttgttttttttttttttaacatactgCGGCGGAAgaagagacatgaaacagattTTTGTAGTAAAATAGTTTCTCCTCCTCATCTTTCAGTCCTTATTTATTACTCTAACAGCACACTGAAGTGTTTACAGACAAATTTCATTTCATCTGGAGAAAAGGATCGGGATCGATGATATTTAGTGTGCTGCGTTGTTCATCTGATCTAGCTGAGCCTGTACTATAAAAGATTAAAGAGCACTCGGGTTAATCTCATACTTACACCAGACAGGATTAAAAACCTGCTCTGTAAATGTTCTCCGTACACAAACGGGTTCTTACCGGGCCTTGGATCCGTCGCTGAGTTTGTGGTAAAAGCAGCTACACCGTACAGGACAGGCGGCGCTCGGGAGTCCGGTGGAGAACACCAAACccaaacacaaagacagaacGATGAACATGTTGCCACTGTGCCCTAATGACTGGCTCGtgttaaaaaacagaagaaagaagaagatgaaggatAAGAGATGTCTGATGGTGTCTCTGCAGCGGCAACATGGTGGTGTCTCAGTCGTCCATGTCCATGCTGCTACTGCTCTGAATCCCCAGATAAAAAAGGATAGAGCAGGATTAAGGAAAGGACGCGGGTTACTTTCATTTACGTGATTAATTCCTTCCTGGAAGCTCATAGGCCGCGCACTCGCCTTTTGTTTATATACGTTCAGGCATCCGATTGGACGGCTAAATATGGAGATTATAAAGAGTTTAATGACGATGGTCATGTTGTTCGTGCATCAGTTCAGTTGAGTCATGACGTGAGAAACGACACACTGACACATGGCTCAATAAATCCAAGAAAACCCCTTAAAGATATCCTAATAATCGAAGCATTAACAAGGTTATAGCTCTAGGCTGTGTTACAGAAGGTCAATTTATGCAACAGAAAAGTTTGACAGCTTTACTGTCTTTAATTTTAAGCcacatttgacttttttttatctatttatagttagaaaaaatgtcaaaagaacTTATACGAGAAAAGAACGCGAGAGCGTCTGTCGTACACGTTCCCGTGAACGcgccgttgctatagaaacgttgtttttaaatgataaaggTTTTCATTAAGGAGAAATTAATCTCAGATGTTCTTTTAGCTCTTTCAAAGCTCCACTAAGGCATCTGTTGTTCCCATGACCAGCATTTGTTGTTAGCCAAAATCCTCAGTGCTAATCACCTCGCCGTAAGTAGCAGTGAATCAGGATTACTGCAGCCAGGATTCCAGTTCTGACCCAAAATCTACAGCATGTACACAAGCCCAAGCATGTAAACTGTAGCCTTCATCACCAAAACGgtggagtttaaaaaaataaagacactttGATTTTCCTTTACTGTATCTGTGGACATTCTTGCTGAATATGGAAGCCATGTATTCCTCTGAGGCTTGGGCATAAACTCATGGATAAACCTCAGGACCTAAATCAAAGGTTGCATCACGTTCAGCAACATGGTCACATGATCACAAATAACACGTTACATAACATCACCTTACAATATGAACTGATATATCCACACATcaaccataacattaaaacagctGCCTGATACTAAACAGGTTCCCACTGTGTCACTGCGAGAACTGATGGACTCCATCACAATCTCTGAGGTGTGATGTGGTTCACCATCATGACATGTAATAAactgagtttagtaagtcctgCAAGTTGTCAGGTGGATCCTCCATGGATCAGACATGTCCAGAACACCGCACAGAAGCTTGAACAGACTGACATCTGGGGAACCCTGAGGCTTCACCAAGGAGTCAACACCATGAACTCTTTGTCAAGTTCCTCAAACCGTTCCTGATTTTTTGCGGCACTTCGGCGAGCATCATCCTGCTGAACGAGGACACCGACGTCCATTTGAGCGCAGGACTCGGGGTTTCCCAGCAGGAGATGTTCTGACCCAGTCGTCCATCGCAATGTGGCTCGTATCAATTACAATTCACATTTGAACTTCTTCCATCAAAACAACATTGAGATCTGACTGTTTACTTCCTGTCTAATAAGCCCCACCCCCTGAGAGGTGCCACTGTAATCAGATCATCAACGTTATTCACTTCATCTGTCAGTGGCTTTAATAATGTGGCTGAGGTCTGGCTGTGTATACACATATAGATCCCCCAGGAAaaagagtgccaacccatcacagggcacacacacactctcattcactcacacacacacacacacactacggacaattttccagagatgccaatcaacctaccatgcatgtttttggaccgggggaggaaaccggagtacccggaggaaacccccgaggcacagggagaacatgcaaactccacacacacaaggctgaggcgggaatcgaacccacaaccctggaggtgtgaggcgaacgtgctaaccactaagccactgtgctccCCATGTATGTACTCAtttataactaaataaaatttttttctctctctctctctctctctctctctctctctctctctctctctctctctctctctctctctctctctctctctctctctctctctttctctctctttctctctctcagtcccaCAGCAGTGTATTAAGACATTCCTTCAGGCATTAGTCACTCTAAAACCTCTCACACTCTCATGTTTCACGTGAAGGAGGATATAAAATCCCGCTGCTATTTTGAAATCCTTTTCATTTCAGACTCATCTGGAGGAGCAGTGGAGTGACTGCTCACACTGTTACTGATAAGTTATTTACAAAATGACATCTCACATGTTACCTGAGGGATTCGTGGATTTTGACGTGTTTGTGTTCGGCTCCATGCTGCTGGTTGGTGGtaggtgccaatatttattcATGCTCTTATACAGTAATAGCTTAAAGTTAGTCTTTCCTCTGGCTGgtacactggagactccttctacgAATGTTACAGGAAAAATATAAACTTCTCAAAAACGTCCATGTAAATATATATcgctgtatgtatatatatataactctgagttgttactatggaaacaatatcATGATGGAACTGgtgtattaatatatatttacaagtATATAAAGTGTCAGCTGTAATAAAATCTAATCACCAATCAGAAAGCAGAATTCAGCTCTGATGTAATAGTGATGTAAATATTTAGTAgtgttaaaaatgtgtttatcttTTGATGCAAGTGTGTGTTGATTTACAACTACAGCTAGCACAATGCTAAACCGGTGGCTAAAAGCTACATTAGCTCTGACATAAAAATTGGAAAGTGTGTTGCTTTAATACACGCCTTATGTTTACCAGGCTCTAAGGTGTGTATGCCATAAtaccacgtgtgtgtgtgtgtgtgtgtgtgtgtgtgtgtgtgtgtgtgtgtgtgtgtgtgtgtgtgtgtgtgtgtgtgtgtgtgtgtgtgtgtgtgtggtgtgtgtgtgtgtgtgtgtgtgtgtgtgtgtgtgtgtgtttaggtttgcTTGGCTTCTTCCTAAACTTCATATCCGTGTTGGCCTTCCTGAATGTGAAGCAGCTCAGGACTCCCAGTAACTTCTTCGTCTTCAGTCTGGCACTCGCTGATCTTGGACTCAGCTGTAACGGTCTGATCTCTGCTTACACCAGTTACCTCAGGTACATGTCACTCTGAGGTACAAGTCACTCTGTGCTACATGTCACTCTGAGGTACAAGTCACTCTGAGGTACAGGTCTCTCTGTGCTACATGTCATTCTGAGGTACAAGTCACTCTGAGGTACACGTGAATCGGAGGTAAACGTGAATCTGAGGTACACGTgaatctgaggtaaatgtcatTCTGAGGTACAGGTTACTCTGAGGTACACGTGAATCGGAGGTAAACGTGAATCTGAGGTACACGTgaatctgaggtaaatgtcatTCTGAGGTACAGGTTACTCTGAGGTACACGTGAATCGGAGGTAAACGTGAATCTGAGGTACACGTgaatctgaggtaaatgtcatTCTGAGGTACAGGTTACTCTGAGGTACACGTGAATCGGAGGTAAACGTGAATCTGAGGTACACGTgaatctgaggtaaatgtcacAGTGAGGTACAAGTCACTCTAAGGTACACGTCACACTGAGGTACAGGTCACTCTGTGCTACATGTCATTCTGAGGTACAAGTCACTCTGAGGTACACGGCACACTGAGGTACAAGTCACTCTGAGGTACAGGTCACTCTGAGGTACAAGTCACTCTGAGGTACAGGTCACTCTGAGGTACAAGTCACTCTGAGGTACAAGTCACTATGAGGTACAAGTCACTCTGAGGTACACGGCACACTGAGGTACACGGCACACTGAGGTATATCACTCTGAGGTACAAGTCACTCTGAGGTACAGGTCACTCTGAGGTACAAGTCACTCTGAGGTACACGGCACACTGAGGTACATGGAACACTGAGGTACATCACTCTGAGGTACAAGTCACTCTGAGGTACAGGTCACTCTGAGGTACAAGTCACTCTGAGGTACACGGCACACTGAGGTACACGGCACACTGAGGTATATCACTCTGAGGTACAAGTCACTCTGAGGTACAGGTCACTCTGAGGTACAAGTCACTCTGAGGTACACGGCACTCTGAGGTACAAGTCACTCTGAGGTACACATCACTCTGAGGTACAAGTCACTCTGAGGTACAAGTCACTCTGAGGTACACATAACTCTGAATTCATattatttgattgtttgttagaaggatactgtacatgttataGCAGTTATCTAATTTACATggtttgtgtgttactgtgtgtgtgtgtgtgtgtgtgtgtgtgtgtgtgtgtgtgtgtgtgtgtgtgtgttgtagataCTGGCCATTTGGTCCAGAGGGTTGCCAGATCCATGCTTTTCAGGGATTGTTGTCCATCTTGGTGGGCATCAGTTTTCTTGGTGCTGTAGCGTGGGACCGATATCACGTTTACTGCACCAGTGAGTTCAGATAAATCCgatttatttctgttctagaaAATTAATCATCACATTTTGACCGATTAGCATCCAGAACTCAGCAGTGCTGCAGTGTGAAGTGTTCAATTACACTTACCAAGaatattcacaaacacacaactacactcgtgtgtgtgtgtgtgtgtgtgtgtgtctgtgtgtgtgtttctgtgtgtgtctgtgtgtgtctgtgtgtgtgtttctgtgtgtgtctgtgtgtgtctgtgtgtttctgtgtgtgtctgtgtgtgtctgtgtgtttctgtgtgtgtctgtgtgtgtttctgtgtgtttctgcgtgtgtctgtgtgtgtctgtgtgtgtctgtgtgtctgtgtgtgtctgtgtgtgtctgtgtgtctgtgtgtgtctgtgtgtgtctgtgtgtttctgtgtgtgtctgtgtgtttctgtgtgtttctgcgtgtgtctgtgtgtttctgtgtgtgtctgtgtgtttctgtgtgtgtttctgtgtgtttctgtgtgtgtctgtgtgtttctgtgtgtgtctgtgtgtgtttctgtgtgtttctgcgtgtgtctgtgtgtgtctgtgtgtgtctgtgtgtgtctgtgtgtctgtgtgtgtctgtgtgtgtctgtgtgtgtctgtgtgtgtctgtgtgtgtctgtgtgtgtctgtgtgtttctgtgtgtgtctgtgtgtgtctgtgtgtctgtgtgtgtctgtgtgtttctgtgtgtttctgtgtgtttctgtgtgtgtctgtgtgtgtctgtgtgtgtctgtgtgtctgtgtgtgtctgtgtgtgtctgtgtgtctgtgtgtgtctgtgtgtgtctgtgtgtgtctgtgtgtttctgtgtgtttctgtgtgtttctgtgtgtttctgtgtgtgtttctgtgtgtttctgtgtgtgtttctgtgtgtttctgtgt is a genomic window of Tachysurus fulvidraco isolate hzauxx_2018 chromosome 8, HZAU_PFXX_2.0, whole genome shotgun sequence containing:
- the LOC113652251 gene encoding leucine-rich repeat, immunoglobulin-like domain and transmembrane domain-containing protein 1, which produces MSFQEGINHVNESNPRPFLNPALSFFIWGFRAVAAWTWTTETPPCCRCRDTIRHLLSFIFFFLLFFNTSQSLGHSGNMFIVLSLCLGLVFSTGLPSAACPVRCSCFYHKLSDGSKARSVLCSDPELGSIPTDFPSDVTKLRIEKTDITHISSEAFISLRNLEFLWMSFNSLSVVHVDSFRGLSMLTELRLEGNFITSFPWESLTDMPDLRLLDLHNNRIDGIPSEAAVYIRNLTYLDLSSNSLTTVPSEVLLMWFSGKPQEPENSKIILGLHDNPWQCDCRLFDLVQFQKSPSSTSAFTDSHLRCSEPESLSGVLFVDVEIQRCQLPRVHTAVAKVRSSVGNKVLLRCGTVGVPMPQLTWSRADGKAINGTVHEELSAEGITWSILSILDASSHDSGKYVCRASNFVGGANAMISLIVSETRQVSEAAVKKSGTKKNGGFGRAAYQEKLIARYIPPTSIVETFNASKSVVSSKIESYSTSDGVSDGKTSADGLEMDVGNVLSNLAANASSLQQGPERRVVRSVKVIGDTDHTVLINWRAPSATNTTWFSVLYAIFGERDMRRINVGPGKHRVTIEGLVPKTKYIACVCVKGLIPKKEQCVIFSTDEAASASGTQKLINVVVITVACVIAVPLTLIVCCGALKRRLQKLMGRRSKDVQDSYVTFETLTPGGKAKGVEAEYLNRLSQDESNRLLSARSSVDSEAVNRTEGHPNEYYC